The DNA segment GTGAGTTGATCTATGGATTTACTGAAGTATACTCTGGCAGCATCTGCGACACCATAAGCGCCAGATCCTAAATATACCAAATTTAGGTAACGTTCTATAATCTGGTCTTTGGTCAACTCTTGTTCCAATTTATGAGCTATACGGACTTCTTTGAGTTTGCGCCAGATTGTCTGCTCTTGTTGGAGAAAAAGAATGCGGGCTAGCTGTTGGGTGATGGTACTACCACCTTCTACCACACTCTGCGATCGCACATTTTTCAAAGCTGCTCTGAGAATTCCTTGAGGGTCAATACCATGATGGCTTTCAAATCTTCTGTCTTCTGAGGCGATAAAAGCTTGTTTGAGTTGATCAGGTATTTCATCGAGCCTGAGCCGTTCTCTGGTGGCTTCACCTTGTTGTTGTAGTATGGTGCCATCAACAGCTTTGATAGTTAGGGTTTGCGCTCTGCTGCTAACTTTCAGTTCAGATTGGTCTGGTAAGCTTTGGTCTATGATGCCAATGAAGTAGTGCAATCCCAGAATTGTACCACCAATGCTACTACCTATACCCAAGCCTGCCCAAAACCAGATGCGACGATAAAACGGTCTGTCTCGGCTGCTAAATATACTAGTGATCCCAGACGAGATCCTATTTATTTGACTCCAGAACTGCCTTGTTTTCATAAACCTTGTGGGTGGTAAGCTCTCATTTGTGGCTTCCTCGTTCTCGTAATGATTACCAGGGGTCAATCGCGTTTCCTCCTTGTCAGAGTCGCTCAAATTGGTCCATCTTTGCTTGAACTAGGAGGTGAGCTTTCCCACGTCAGTTCTTCTCTGAAAGTACCTGAAACCTATCCACAATCTCAAATTTTTGGGGTTAGCGCACCACGTTTGTGTTATTATAATACCCTATAAATAATTAACTAAATTCAGTAGTACATAAAAATATTTTTTGGGGATCTATTAATTAGCTTGTAATTATTCATACACTCAATTTAAGTAATTGTTCAAACCAGCAAGTTCATTACAGGTATCTGGGACAGGTGCAACGGATAAAGCTAGTGCCATTGCCCTCGGTGGTAATATGGGCGACTCCTATGGGATTTTAGCAGCAGCTATAGAGACATTAGCCAAAACACCAGGAATTAAGTTAGCAGCTAAATCCAGTTGGTATAGAACTAAAGCTGTAGGTCCACCACAGCCAGATTATTTAAATGGTTGCGCCATATTGCAAGTAGAAATGCCACCAGATTTGTTATTAGAGACTTTATTGGCAACGGAACAACAATTTGGGCGGGTGCGTCAACAGCGCTGGGGTGCGCGATCGCTTGATTTAGATTTGCTGTTATATGATGACTTCATCATAGATACGCCCCACCTCCAAATTCCTCACCCCCGAATGCGAGAACGGGCTTTTGTCTTAATACCACTGGCAGAAATTGCCCCAGATTGGGTAGAGCCAATTTCCCAACGTGTGATTAAAGATTTAGTAAAAGAGGTAGACTGTTCTGATGTACATTTATTCAAGAGTAATTAAATTTACGAAACATAAACATAAAAGTCACTGTTTTGACTAATCGAACAATGTTTATATACGTGTGTACATATAACAGAAATTAACTATGCCATTAGGTAGAGAATTACCACAGCTACTGAAACAATGCTTGCTCTATAAAGGGCGCAAATTTAATTTTGAAGTCAATCGCCTACGTTTACCTAACAAAGCTGAAGGAGATTGGGAATGTATTCGTCACCCTGGTGGAGCCTTAGCTGTGCCTGTGACGGACGAAGGTAAACTTGTACTTGTGCGCCAGTATCGTTTTGCCATTCAGGGCAGGATTTTGGAATTTCCCGCCGGGACTTTGGAACGCAATGAAGATCCCCAAGAAACAATACAGCGTGAAATTGAGGAAGAAACTGGTTATAGCGCTCAGAAATGGGACAAACTAGGTGAGTTTTTTCTGGCTCCCGGTTATTCTGATGAAATTATCTATGCTTTTTTGGCACGGGATTTGGAAAAGCTGGAAAACCCGCCCAAACAAGATGAAGATGAGGATATCGAAACTGTGTTGATGACTCCAGAAGAATTGGAGAAAGCTATTCTCAACGGCGAAGCTGTAGATGCTAAATCAATTACTAGTTTTATGCTAGCGCGTCCATTTTTGTTTTAATCTGGTCTTTTCTGAGTCAAGCTATCCATTACCCGCATCTTTATTCACATCTAAACAAATCTTGGCGTTGCTGAATTGAATGCAAAATGCCAGTTCTCAAACTCTGACTCTGGTGCGCCTAGTGCGTGTTAGCATAGCCCGGCGCTAATTCATATTTGCACTCAGCAACGCCCAAATTTTTGTACACCCTCAATTAATTGGTCAATTTCTGATTCTAAACTTAAGTAATGAACAGTGGCGCGGATACAGTCAGGATCAGCAATTGTGCGCGTTAATATCTTTTGTGATTCTAAGAACTGCACCAATTTGAAATGGACTTGCGCTTCTTGCTGGGTGAGTTGGAAGGAAACTATACCGCTTTCGGGTGGAGATGTTCGCAGACATTGAACGTTAGGTAACTGCGCTAATTTTCGCCAGAGATACTCACTGTTACGGCAAATTTGCTGATAACGTTCTTGTGAGGTTCCCCATTGCTGATGGATAGCGATCGCCTGTGTTAAGCCAGCATATAATGGAGTCGCTGATGTTGATACTTCATATCTTCGTCCATCAGGTTGCCAATTCACAGGTTGAGCTTGACTATCTACGACAACGCCACGTAAACCGATAAATGTCGGCTGTAAATTTTCTCTGGCTTCGGGACGGACATATAACCCACCCACACCCTCAGGACCACATAACCATTTATGACCGGTGAAGGCATAAAAATCTGCCCCTAATGCCGTTAAATTTAAAGATAATAAACCCGCAGACTGGGCAGCATCGACTAAAACCAATGAATTATTAGCTCTGCATACTTCTACGATTTTGTCAAGTGGCAAAACTTGTCCTGTATTCCAGAAGACATGACTTAAAATTACTAGGCGAGTCTTGGGGCGTAAATGTTGAGCAATTACGGAGACAGGATCGCCGACATTTAAAGTTTCCTGGAGGGGACAGGTGCTAACTTCTACGGCAAATCTGCGGGCAATTTCCTGGGATGCAGCAATTACTCCAGGGTGTTCACAGTCGGAGAGCAGCATATGGTCACCAGCTTGCCAGTTAATACCCCACATGGCAATATTGCAGCCAACGGTGACATCTTCAGTTAGAGTAATGGTTTCTGCTGGTGCTTGCAACTCAGAAGCGATCGCATCTCTCAGACCTTGCTTTGCTTGAGAAACTTGAGCATAGGCTTGATTACCAAAAGGCCCAGCGGCTTGGATGTCAGCTTGAGTTTGAGTAATGGCATTCATCGCCCCTTGAGGCATCGGCCCTTGCCCACCATAATTAAAATAAATCTTATTCCCTAAAGCGGGAAATTGTGAGCGATGTTGATGTAATTTAGTTTGTGCCGCCGAAATAATAGTCATAAACACTTTATAATATCAATTTTTTTGACTGACTCTCCCACTTAAATTAGAGAGTATAGTTTGATTCACCCAAAGTTTAGCTATCTGGAACATGACCAGATTTCGCTAATTCTTGTTAACTTAAGGGAATGTTAATCAATGCTGAACACCTACTGCAATATCAACGCTGTAAACGCCGACCTGTTTTAGATACTCACGGCGATAAACCTCAGCGTGATGCTCCCAATGAGTTGCTGCTCAAGTTACAACAAGATAAAATCGCTCATCGTCAGAGTATTTTGACAGAGTTAAGTTATTATCATAAACCAAATTACCCTCGTGGTGACTGGGAAGCAGGTCAAGTAGCCACTATAGAATTAATGCAGCTTGGGGTTGAGTACATTTATCGCGGAGTGCTGTTAGCCAATTATCACGATTTGGCAGACGCGGAAAATCAAGATGTTTTTCCCTCCCTGGAATACACTATTGTGAGTCGTCCCGATTTATTTATAAAACAGCCAGGACAGTCTTGTTTTGGGGATTGGATGTATGTGCCGGCAAATATAGAACTGGGTAAGCGTCCTAAGCAGGAATATCAAGTTGTGGCGGCGTTTCACGCTCAAGTATTGGCAAAGGTGCAGAAAATTACGCCGGAAATAGCTTGGCTGGTGTTGCGTACCAAAGATAGAGATTATGCAGTGGATTTATCCAAATGGATACCAAAAATGCAGAGCATTTTGTGGGAGTTTATCCAAGCATTAGAGTTACCAGAACCACCAGAAGTATTTATTTCCCGTCAGAAGTGTAATCTTTGCCATTGGTATAATCAATGTTATGCGATCGCGCAATCACAGCAACACCTTTCTTTGTTACCAGGAGTCACACCTGTTCGCTACAACCAACTCCAGGCTTTATCGATCAACACTGTGGAATCTCTGGCTCATACCAGCCCTCTGATTTTGGAAAACCTTCCTGGTTTCAGCAGCACAGTAGCACCCAAGTTGATAGTACAAGCCCAATCTGTACTGCAAAAAAGACCATTTATTTTACCTAGTTCGTTACCAACAGAGGATCTGACATTTACCGCTCCTGTAGAGCTTTATTTTGATATTGAAGCCCAGCCAGATTTGGATTTAGATTATTTATTGGGAATTTTGGTTGTTGATAAGCAAGCCAAGACAGAAAAGTTTTATTCCTTTTTAGCCGAAAAACCAGAAGAAGAAGAATTAATTTGGCAACAATTTTTAGATTTGGTTTGGCAATATCCCGAAGCGCCAATTTATCATTTTTGTGTGTATGAATTGGATACAGTCAAACGGCTGGCGAAACTTTACCGCACTCCCCATTCTTCTGTGCGTCCTGTATTAAATCGGTTTGTGGATGTATATGAACAATTAACTCAAAGCGTCGCCTTACCCATAGAAAGCTATGCCTTGAAAGCGATCGCTCGGTGGTTGGGCTTTGAGTGGCGAGAAAAAGAAGCTAGTGGTGCTAAGTGTATTTACTGGTATGACCAGTGGTTAGAAACAGGCGATCGCACCTTGCTAGAAGTTATTCAAAGTTACAACGAAGATGATTGTCGGGCTACTCGTAGTGTCAAGGATTGGCTAGTGCAATTTGTGCAAAATGAATCTAGTTGGCGACTATTTTAATTTTTATAGGTAAAAATTCAACCCATAGTCAAATTTTTTGAAACCTTGTTTTCCCCATCACCAGATTAAAAAAACGACGCAGCAGCATTTGTTAATAACTCAATTTGGTATTTTTCTCTTGACTATCAAACTCTAGATAGTTGGAGTCGTAATCGTCGTGTAGTTGCCAAAGTTGAGTATAACTATGAAGAAGTTGATACTCGCTTTGTGAGGTATTTTGATATGTATCAATTAAACTGTCGTCAATTTGGCTAACCTAAGCGTTTTTTCTCACAAGTGAGAAATCCGGGTTTTGACTTTTCAGACAGAATCTAGAAATCTATGATAATCATTCTCGCTAGGCTCACAATTAAGCTCCAGTTTTCAGTCCGGCGATGAATGGTGCGATCGCCTCTACAAATTGTACTGTTGATTCATAGGGTAAAACGTTGCGTCCCGGTAATTTAATTCCACTACCTTGAGGTAAACAGCCGAGATAATCAGCCATGCGTTCATCGGGTGTTTCTTGTTTACCTTCTTTGCTAATACTCGATGCGGCTTCTCCTAAAACTACCAATATCGGCTGATTAATACAAGCCAGATAACCACTATAATCCTGTCGCCAAAACCCAGCTAAGAACGAAAATACGGCATGGCGACTTTCAGGATTTTCCGCCCCCGCAACTAACATATCTAACCACTCTTTATCTACAGCATTTTCTGAACCAAAAAGTTGCCGAATGGAGAAAGAACGCAAAAACTTTTTCGTCCGCGCATAGCGATAAAAAGCATTACCTAAAGGCGAATTAAAAAGATTCCAAGCTATTTTTTGCTGCAATGCTGATGAGTTTTTCGTAATCACTGGCCAAGCTGGAGGACCAGCTAAAATCATTCCAGCAATTAAATTTGATTGTCTCTGCACTAACTCTATCGCCACTGGTAATAAAGCGCCTTGTACTACAATCACAACAGATTTTTTGACTACTGTTTGCAAGAAGTAATCTAGTTGTTCTGCCCAATCTTGAGGATTATAAGCGACATGGGGCATATCACTTTCACCACATCCTAGTAAGTCAGGATTGTAAATAGAATTTTGATCACCTTTTCTATACCATTGGCTGCGAAATCTTTGCCAAAATTGCCGCGATAATCCCACACCAATCGGATGAATTAAAAGTAAAGGTAGACCCTCGTTGGTGGAGTTAGCTGGTTGATATACTTCGTAGGCACAACGATAATTTTGCCAAGTGTAAAATTGGGTAGGAGATATTGTAATTTTCACTGTGTTTGCCATAGGATTTATTTTTATTTTTATTAAAAAATCATCTGGGGCTGAATTAATTTATAGCCAGCAGCTTTGATTTTTTGATTGGATACTTTAACATTATATGAGCGGTTAGTTTTGGCAGTATGATCCCATTGTACTTTGGCTAAATTGTGTTTTACCATCAAGCTATCAAGTAACTCTCGACTGGTAAAATTAGCATCATCTACCAGATTATAAATACCTTGCAAGTGATTGAGACGCACAAATTCTATCGCCCCAACAATATCATCAAGGTGAATCCAATTAGCGACATCTTCACCATTACCGGGACGAGTTGTACCAGGAACTCTACTAAATATTTTGATAAGTTCCCTGTTGGGGCCATAAATACCCCCCAATCTTAAGATACAAACCCGGAGCTTTTCACTAGATGCTGCTAGCAATATATCTTCAGTTGCTTTGAGAATTTTTCCATTATCATTACTTGGTGTAGCGAGGGTTTCTTCATCTACTAAAGCACCGTTGTGGTTGCCATAAACTGAATAACTTCCAGTATATATTAGTTGCTTAACACTAGGAGTATCTTGGAGAATTTCAACTAGGGTTTGAGCCGTATTGAGGTAAGTTTCTGCATATACATTTGCCCCTTTTGCCCCAATACTCAACAACACAATATCTTGATTTTGCAATACAGATTTTAGTTTTTCTCGGTCATTTCCTTGGGTGACTACAACTTTTTGGGCTACACTTTGTAAAGTGGGGACACGCTCAGGGGTAGTTGTGGTAGCTGTGACCATAAAAGTCATTTTTTGCTGCCAAGCTTGAGCAGCTGCACAGCCAACGTAACCACAACCGATAATGGCAATGTTCATAAATAGAGCGGATTTTTTGAGTTAACGGTATGCATCTTTACGTTAACAATAGCTTCTTTATCTACTTATGTTAACTATGGATGGCACCATCAGGCATAATTGCCCCAGCTAAGTTAGCACCAATCAATTTTACCAGCAGGCGATCGCCTGAACGAATCCGCGCTCCTGTTAAATCGGCTCCACGCAAGTCGGCTCCACTGAGGTCTGCACCAATCAAGTTAGTAGAGCGCAAGTTGGCTTCTCTCATATCGGCTAAAAGTAAGTTAGCCCTAAACAAATTGGCTGACGATAAATTTGCACCTCGCAGAATAACTTTGTGCATAAAAGTATCACTGAGATCAGCCCCACTCAAGTCAGCGTAACTCAAGTTTCTGCCAGATAAATCTTTGTTGCTTAAGTTAGAGCCACTGAAATCTTTACCACTCAAATCAGGGTTAGTCTTAGGTGGTTTGTAGGTACTTTGTGGGGGATTTTTTGGTTGAGATGTGGGATAATCATAAATGTTTTTCTGCTTACCATGTAAAGAGCGCAATTTATCACGAGCTTCATTAATGGCTTTGAGCTTGTCTTGGGCTTTTTTTTGTAAGCGGTGATTATCTTGAGGAATGCGATCAGGATGCCAAATGAAAACCAAATCTTTATAAGCTTGGTTAACTTCCTCAAGTGTTGCTCCAGCTTCTATTTCTAAAATTCTATAATACTGCTCCATCTCGCTCATTATGATATTTTTGTCAACAATCAAATTAAGTATGAGTGATGCAGCCGCTAGATAAAACCTACTCCAATCTACTCATTAGATTAGAATCGGTTCTATTCCGGTTTTGGCCAAGCCTGTCGGCGGGTTATTGCATAAATAAATTAAAGAAGAGCTTCTCCCTATTTGCTCGAAATTTAATACTGAGATTTAAATATTATACAAGGGTATTTTAGATAACTCAGTTCATAAATAACCTTTTTGTGGGCAACTTATAAAATATTCTATCTTCTTTATATACACCGAAACTCTACTGCGATCGCCTCCGGCACTGCGCTGAGTCTTTCAGACACGCTACGCGAACGCGCAATCGCCTAGTTAAACGTGTAGTTTTGTATCGATGTAGTTGTTATCATCGGCTTTATGCCTATTTTCCCACTTCATCTAGATATTGACCAGAAGATATTTTTATGACCAATAAATCCTGATCAAGCCGTGGGATTTAACTTTGATTTTTGGGCTTTTGAATCGGGAATTTTATGATCTCCCCATCATCCCATTTTTCCAGCGATTCATGGCTCTCAAATAAGCAACAACAGGAATCTGATAAATCTCCACCAAAATCCACAAAATAATTGATAAATGTGACAAAAAAGTTAGTATTGTCCAGATATATGGTAACCAAGTAATGGGATCATCAGAGATGGCCGGAAAGTAGTAAGCCACCAGACCAATTAAACTTGTGGGCAGTACCACAAAAGCAATAGCTGCTAGCCCATAACCCCAACCTAATTCAATGCCTTCCAACTGGGCTTCTGTCCAGTTAAAGCCATTCCAGTGCCAAATCAGGGGAGGTTGCCGAGAAGGCATCTTGATTTGTTGTTGTTCTAGGTTAACGGTAAAAATCTCATGGCAGAAATCACAAGCCATAGCCTCCATCATTGGCATACGAGAAATTTTCCCGACGCGACAGACGGGACAGGGGTAAACTTCTTCAAAGTCAAAAGATGTAGTGAATATTTTGGAACTGGGCATAATAAAACTACGTTTTGCTTAAAAGTTAATTCGGTGATAGCGTTTCCGACTCTGCTGAAATACTGATTTATCTGTGTACATTTGTGGTTAATTCTTGGGTGTACCTCACAAAGAGTCATATAATTTTAGATTTTAAATTTGGGATTTTCGATTGACCCACAGATAAATCTGGGGGTTTGAAAATTTTAAATTTGGGATTTTCGATTGATTCCACAGATAAATCTGGGGGTTTGTCGCATTAATAAAGTATTGCTTGATTAAAAGTATATATTCAATTTTTAGCTCAATTATTCTTAAATATTCAGCAGCAATCACTACTTTTAAGCCTTTTATTCGCCAAAAAAGGCGGTAAGGTCTTAGCTACACTTTCTCCTTTGGTGGTGGCACAATACCACTTCTTTTTAAACCTTGATCAATTTCTCTAAGTAGTTGAAAATCCTCCTCTGGTAAAGGATAGCTATTACTACTTAACAAACCCGCACTGGTAACCGGATACTTTTCCAGGAAGGAGAATGCTTGACGAAATTGAGACGGTTCTGCTTTAATCGGTGAATCGAAGTGACAAGGAATAATCCACTCAAAATTCCAACTCGTCACCTTCTCAGCCCAGTGAATGGTTTCTTTGGGTGCGCGGTTGAGAATGAGTGTCTGCAAAATTGGTGCAACAAACAAACGACCCTCACCTCTGACTATATCGAATGAACGCTGCCAGTCTGAGTGCCATTTAAAGGGAAATAAGCCAAAATAGGCTTTTTGTGAGCGATTGGGTGCTTGAATAGCAGCGCGTAATACTTTACCCCATGGGACTACTTCTAACACACTGGGACGGAAATATAAAGCAAATAACGAAATGCGTTGCCATCCCTTACGGCGATTGGCTTCAGTATCGGCAATTATATCAGATGCCTTGTCTTTAGCATGGAATAGCAAGGGATATGAATCTAACTGCACAATCGCTGGTGGATCTGCTGATACGGAAATTACTGAGTCTGTTACTAATAAAGTGTGCGATCGCTTGTGGAAAAATGCCACTTCCGCAAATCTCCCCGGCCCCAACTCAATCGGTCCGAGAATAGCATAGTCAAACTGTTCAGCAAATGGTGTGTTTTTGGTATCTACTGGTAATACATGAGTCCGTTTAGCAGGTAACCCCAACCAGCTAAGAGGAAGATTTAACGGAAAACTCCATTGATTGGGAGTCACAAAAACTTCTGATGTGGGAAAATATCTGGCAAACGGACCAACAAAAACTTTGTGTTCTAGCCCGGAGACAGTTGGCAAAATAATATACTTAACATCTCCGTGTTCTGCTACCAACTCTTTAACCAGTCGGATACATTCTGGAGTGGGCGCAACGGGAGCGTATACAAGAAGACCACCTTGATTGAGCTTAACTACTGTCATGCGAATCGGCACAACAACGTAGAAAATCCCTTGCATTTGGTCAAAAGTCCAGATTGTGTCTTTAATTACTTCTTTGCGGATTGTCCGTCGTTTACCATAGGGGTAGAGTGGCAATGTAAACCAGAAAGGCCAGGAAAAATCCTGCTGCTCCATCTGTTCTGGGATTACTTCACTTTTATGATTAGCCACTCTCCTTCCCCTCCCAAGTTGCCAACGCTGGAATTATTTTATGGTTTAAGAATCTAAATCTAAAGCTTGCATTCCTTCGCGTTTGGCAAAAGTTAGCAAACTTCCCAATTGTAGCCAAACCAGTAAACAAGTGAGAAAACTTACTGGTAAACCAATTCCTAAAGCCAATAAGGAGGGAAAGCCAAATATCTGTAAACCTGATGAGAGAAATAGACAAACACCGCCAGTAATTCCCAGAAATGGCACAAATAATTGTTTTAATGAGGAAGAAGATTTAGGACTTTCTGGATTATCTTCTGGCCATTGCTGCACTATTAATTTTAGCGTTCCAGATAAGGCTAAACCAGAAGTTAATGCTATAAAAAAACCAATCAGTAGCAGGAAATAGGGTGGTTGTTCAGGGTAATAGTACATGAAAACTCCGAATTGATATTAAAAATTTATGCAGTAAAAATTTGAGTCTGTTTATTTTTTACTGTTTGGTTGCAAATCACTAAAGGAACTGAAGAAAGTAGATTTGGGAATCACAGCAGCTACGCTTTCTCTTGATAACTCTGTCAACATACCGATGGCTACGTCTAACAAACGATTCGGTTTAATGTCATCTTTAACCAAATCCCACAGACGTTGTACTTCTTGTGTATGCAGACGGTCATCTTCGGTGAGTGCTAATACGAACTCCCGGCGGAGAAATTTACCTTCCTCAGACATGAGATATTGTAATCCCAT comes from the Nodularia sp. NIES-3585 genome and includes:
- a CDS encoding alpha/beta fold hydrolase; this translates as MANTVKITISPTQFYTWQNYRCAYEVYQPANSTNEGLPLLLIHPIGVGLSRQFWQRFRSQWYRKGDQNSIYNPDLLGCGESDMPHVAYNPQDWAEQLDYFLQTVVKKSVVIVVQGALLPVAIELVQRQSNLIAGMILAGPPAWPVITKNSSALQQKIAWNLFNSPLGNAFYRYARTKKFLRSFSIRQLFGSENAVDKEWLDMLVAGAENPESRHAVFSFLAGFWRQDYSGYLACINQPILVVLGEAASSISKEGKQETPDERMADYLGCLPQGSGIKLPGRNVLPYESTVQFVEAIAPFIAGLKTGA
- a CDS encoding SDR family oxidoreductase, producing MNIAIIGCGYVGCAAAQAWQQKMTFMVTATTTTPERVPTLQSVAQKVVVTQGNDREKLKSVLQNQDIVLLSIGAKGANVYAETYLNTAQTLVEILQDTPSVKQLIYTGSYSVYGNHNGALVDEETLATPSNDNGKILKATEDILLAASSEKLRVCILRLGGIYGPNRELIKIFSRVPGTTRPGNGEDVANWIHLDDIVGAIEFVRLNHLQGIYNLVDDANFTSRELLDSLMVKHNLAKVQWDHTAKTNRSYNVKVSNQKIKAAGYKLIQPQMIF
- a CDS encoding TM0106 family RecB-like putative nuclease; this encodes MLINAEHLLQYQRCKRRPVLDTHGDKPQRDAPNELLLKLQQDKIAHRQSILTELSYYHKPNYPRGDWEAGQVATIELMQLGVEYIYRGVLLANYHDLADAENQDVFPSLEYTIVSRPDLFIKQPGQSCFGDWMYVPANIELGKRPKQEYQVVAAFHAQVLAKVQKITPEIAWLVLRTKDRDYAVDLSKWIPKMQSILWEFIQALELPEPPEVFISRQKCNLCHWYNQCYAIAQSQQHLSLLPGVTPVRYNQLQALSINTVESLAHTSPLILENLPGFSSTVAPKLIVQAQSVLQKRPFILPSSLPTEDLTFTAPVELYFDIEAQPDLDLDYLLGILVVDKQAKTEKFYSFLAEKPEEEELIWQQFLDLVWQYPEAPIYHFCVYELDTVKRLAKLYRTPHSSVRPVLNRFVDVYEQLTQSVALPIESYALKAIARWLGFEWREKEASGAKCIYWYDQWLETGDRTLLEVIQSYNEDDCRATRSVKDWLVQFVQNESSWRLF
- the folK gene encoding 2-amino-4-hydroxy-6-hydroxymethyldihydropteridine diphosphokinase; amino-acid sequence: MFKPASSLQVSGTGATDKASAIALGGNMGDSYGILAAAIETLAKTPGIKLAAKSSWYRTKAVGPPQPDYLNGCAILQVEMPPDLLLETLLATEQQFGRVRQQRWGARSLDLDLLLYDDFIIDTPHLQIPHPRMRERAFVLIPLAEIAPDWVEPISQRVIKDLVKEVDCSDVHLFKSN
- a CDS encoding DUF4336 domain-containing protein; the encoded protein is MEQQDFSWPFWFTLPLYPYGKRRTIRKEVIKDTIWTFDQMQGIFYVVVPIRMTVVKLNQGGLLVYAPVAPTPECIRLVKELVAEHGDVKYIILPTVSGLEHKVFVGPFARYFPTSEVFVTPNQWSFPLNLPLSWLGLPAKRTHVLPVDTKNTPFAEQFDYAILGPIELGPGRFAEVAFFHKRSHTLLVTDSVISVSADPPAIVQLDSYPLLFHAKDKASDIIADTEANRRKGWQRISLFALYFRPSVLEVVPWGKVLRAAIQAPNRSQKAYFGLFPFKWHSDWQRSFDIVRGEGRLFVAPILQTLILNRAPKETIHWAEKVTSWNFEWIIPCHFDSPIKAEPSQFRQAFSFLEKYPVTSAGLLSSNSYPLPEEDFQLLREIDQGLKRSGIVPPPKEKV
- a CDS encoding aminotransferase class V-fold PLP-dependent enzyme codes for the protein MTIISAAQTKLHQHRSQFPALGNKIYFNYGGQGPMPQGAMNAITQTQADIQAAGPFGNQAYAQVSQAKQGLRDAIASELQAPAETITLTEDVTVGCNIAMWGINWQAGDHMLLSDCEHPGVIAASQEIARRFAVEVSTCPLQETLNVGDPVSVIAQHLRPKTRLVILSHVFWNTGQVLPLDKIVEVCRANNSLVLVDAAQSAGLLSLNLTALGADFYAFTGHKWLCGPEGVGGLYVRPEARENLQPTFIGLRGVVVDSQAQPVNWQPDGRRYEVSTSATPLYAGLTQAIAIHQQWGTSQERYQQICRNSEYLWRKLAQLPNVQCLRTSPPESGIVSFQLTQQEAQVHFKLVQFLESQKILTRTIADPDCIRATVHYLSLESEIDQLIEGVQKFGRC
- a CDS encoding NUDIX hydrolase, which codes for MPLGRELPQLLKQCLLYKGRKFNFEVNRLRLPNKAEGDWECIRHPGGALAVPVTDEGKLVLVRQYRFAIQGRILEFPAGTLERNEDPQETIQREIEEETGYSAQKWDKLGEFFLAPGYSDEIIYAFLARDLEKLENPPKQDEDEDIETVLMTPEELEKAILNGEAVDAKSITSFMLARPFLF
- a CDS encoding pentapeptide repeat-containing protein, whose translation is MSEMEQYYRILEIEAGATLEEVNQAYKDLVFIWHPDRIPQDNHRLQKKAQDKLKAINEARDKLRSLHGKQKNIYDYPTSQPKNPPQSTYKPPKTNPDLSGKDFSGSNLSNKDLSGRNLSYADLSGADLSDTFMHKVILRGANLSSANLFRANLLLADMREANLRSTNLIGADLSGADLRGADLTGARIRSGDRLLVKLIGANLAGAIMPDGAIHS